One Mytilus trossulus isolate FHL-02 unplaced genomic scaffold, PNRI_Mtr1.1.1.hap1 h1tg000373l__unscaffolded, whole genome shotgun sequence genomic region harbors:
- the LOC134701940 gene encoding uncharacterized protein LOC134701940, whose product MSNILVVLKSKWFFMAILLMMIPQPAVSISEEIGEAVTSGLEAGKEIGELLSKGQFKSSLVRITRGIGPYLGAIGPFVGIVMALNPIESEELSFMKDMMNSIDNRLDQVDNRFNDIERLIKWNVVQINFGQIEQRIKAVSREFQYIYNVPEAAVQNRKELYEWSYKSDYQNSGTKLYQAIVERQGTFQEDLGTSVLRFTKNNRKMTQLFLTGVMQLLLQAVKVELGYLSVNNFTHNLDYMTSDWEKRIQEVSDKFEQIDNQSVVNSHQQLVIDIDEYGLKNKGLSHKLFARELYDQLEEKYYWRHWIVISSRPVGDADHCGKVEEGLMKMRTYGRNLEVASVDENHPVMDMYLAEKEMILVKVSKRSGSWWRGYKTVHQQAAQICNYLDQSHCGASLVSAISSHAYGHYHYEAKALRFEQVVKNPYYTLIMWG is encoded by the exons ATGTCAAATATTCTAGTGG tgttaaaatcaaaatggttCTTCATGGCGATTCTTTTGATGATGATTCCTCAGCCTGCTGTTAGCATTTCTGAGGAAATTGGAGAAGCAGTTACTTCTGGTCTTGAAGCTGGAAAGGAGATCGGTGAACTGCTTTCAAAAGGGCAATTTAAGAGTTCTTTAGTAAGGATCACAAGAGGAATAGGACCTTACCTTGGTGCAATAGGACCATTCGTAGGGATCGTTATGGCGTTAAATCCAATAGAGTCTGAAGAGTTGTCTTTCATGAAAGATATGATGAATAGTATCGATAATCGTTTGGATCAGGTAGATAATCGATTTAACGATATCGAACGATTGATTAAGTGGAATGTTGTTCAAATCAACTTCGGGCAGATAGAACAAAGGATAAAAGCAGTGTCACGTGAGTTCCAATATATTTACAATGTTCCAGAGGCTGCAGTACAAAACCGAAAGGAGCTGTATGAATGGAGTTATAAAAGTGATTATCAGAATAGTGGCACGAAGTTGTATCAAGCGATTGTCGAACGACAAGGTACATTTCAAGAAGATCTTGGTACTTCCGTTTTGAGATTTACCAAAAATAACCGGAAGATGACGCAGTTATTTCTGACCGGAGTAATGCAACTTCTCTTGCAAGCTGTTAAAGTAGAATTAGGGTATCTTTCGGTTAACAATTTTACACACAATTTGGATTACATGACTTCGGATTGGGAAAAAAGAATACAGGAAGTGAGTGATAAGTTCGAACAAATTGACAACCAGAGCGTAGTAAATTCTCACCAACAACTCGTAATAGATATTGACGAATATGgtttaaaaaacaaaggtcTGTCACATAAACTATTTGCAAGAGAACTATATGATCAGCTTGAAGAAAAATATTACTGGCGACACTGGATTGTTATCTCCTCTCGTCCAGTAGGAGATGCTGATCATTGTGGTAAGGTCGAAGAAGGTTTAATGAAAATGAGGACATATGGTAGAAACCTAGAAGTGGCAAGTGTGGACGAGAACCATCCAGTCATGGATATGTACTTGGCTGAGAAAGAAATGATATTGGTGAAAGTTTCAAAACGTAGTGGAAGTTGGTGGAGAGGATATAAGACCGTTCATCAACAGGCAGCTCAAATTTGTAATTATCTAGACCAAAGTCACTGTGGTGCTTCATTGGTTAGTGCTATCTCAAGTCATGCGTATGGTCACTATCACTATGAAGCTAAAGCTTTAAGATTTGAACAAGTCGTCAAAAATCCTTATTATACTCTCATAATGTGGGgttga
- the LOC134702003 gene encoding uncharacterized protein LOC134702003, translating to MASASLCDPCSEADKSSTATKYCSDCEERLCTDCDESHCRFKAFKSHHVIDLLSIGSNILMSAKKHCNVHSEMILDYYCTDHEIVCCRACISNEHRVCQNVLPLELASKDVRKSALFNDVMEDITHLITTLNALDNNRQSNLQSIEKSKSAISKQIRAEKSKLLKQFDELESELTISFTSLQQRHESEIKKQKEEISQVLVNIKQNKREMDFWTDDGSKIQLFIFLLQQVTNIHIAEERIQQIVSNSQEIDITFDKKIVATIESLGSLLEYVQPCQIQYKPKKYQQAQIKVEPMKRIAEFEKDTEVKLKTGVTYYLRGVAITNDNKLLLTNDRKLFVYKDCKDYKTEIAFSSPPFCVAVIPCTDRAVVTLPNDVSIQFINTKTMKKGNTVNVGFTCHGITAGRDRIFVGSKDGAINFLDTNGNILKVIQYGYGYINFIAYNGIYDQLILGCPNRLLCLKTDGTVVYKKNVSGIAGVTFDRQGNIYFGGFRTNNIQRITSNRRNCDEILNEDNDINRPSGICFNNDFTKLFVINNDGKSVCVYKCK from the coding sequence ATGGCATCGGCTAGTTTATGTGATCCTTGTTCCGAAGCTGACAAGTCTTCAACAGCAACAAAGTATTGTTCTGACTGTGAAGAAAGACTTTGTACAGACTGTGATGAATCACATTGCAGATTCAAAGCCTTCAAATCTCACCATGTTATCGACCTGTTGTCCATTGGATCCAATATTCTTATGTCCGCGAAGAAACACTGCAATGTCCATTCTGAAATGATATTGGATTATTACTGCACAGACCATGAGATCGTATGCTGTAGAGCCTGCATATCTAATGAACACAGGGTTTGTCAGAACGTTCTCCCATTGGAACTTGCCTCGAAAGATGTTAGAAAGTCTGCACTATTTAACGATGTTATGGAAGACATAACGCATCTTATTACAACATTGAATGCTTTAGACAATAACAGACAGTCAAACTTACAATCTATTGAGAAATCTAAATCAGCAATCTCTAAGCAGATCCGAGCAGAAAAATCCAAATTGTTGAAACAATTTGACGAGTTGGAGAGTGAACTTACAATTAGTTTCACATCCCTCCAACAAAGACATGAATCGGAAATTAAAAAACAGAAAGAAGAAATATCACAAGTATTggtcaatataaaacaaaacaaacgagAAATGGATTTCTGGACAGATGATGGATCAAAGATTCAGCTCTTTATATTCTTGCTCCAACAAGTCACAAATATTCATATCGCCGAGGAGAGGATACAGCAGATTGTATCCAATTCACAAGAAATTGATATAACTTTCGATAAAAAAATAGTGGCAACTATTGAGTCTCTCGGGTCACTGTTAGAGTATGTTCAACCATGCCAAATTCAATACAAACCAAAGAAATATCAACAGGCCCAGATAAAGGTAGAACCAATGAAACGCATTGCTGAATTTGAGAAGGATACTGAAGTTAAACTTAAAACTGGGGTGACATATTATCTTCGAGGTGTAGCAATCACAAATGACAATAAACTACTCCTCACTAATGATAGGAAACTGTTTGTCTACAAAGACTGTAAAGATTATAAGACAGAAATAGCATTTTCCTCTCCACCTTTTTGTGTTGCTGTGATACCTTGTACCGACAGAGCTGTTGTTACACTACCGAACGATGTGtctatacaatttataaacacaaaaactatgaaaaaggGCAACACAGTAAACGTTGGATTTACATGTCATGGTATCACTGCTGGACGTGACAGAATCTTCGTTGGCAGTAAAGACGGTGCAATCAATTTTTTAGACACCAATGGGAACATTCTAAAGGTAATTCAATATGGATATGGTTATATTAACTTTATAGCATACAATGGTATTTATGATCAATTGATTCTTGGATGTCCTAACAGACTCCTCTGTCTCAAAACTGATGGAACAGTTGTATACAAAAAGAACGTTTCAGGAATAGCAGGTGTAACATTTGATAGACAGGGGAACATTTATTTTGGCGGTTTTAGAACCAACAATATACAGCGAATAACATCAAATAGACGAAACTGTGACGAAATACTGAACGAAGACAATGATATCAACCGTCCGTCTGGTATATGTTTTAATAACGACTTCACAAAACTGTTTGTGATTAATAACGATGGTAAATCTGTTTGTGTATACAAATgcaagtaa